In the genome of Pigmentiphaga litoralis, one region contains:
- the nth gene encoding endonuclease III, whose protein sequence is MNNAKRLEIFRRLSAANPTPQTELEYTTPFQLLIAVILSAQATDKSVNIATRRFFPEHGTPEGILALGEEALGEYVRTINLWKTKAKNVLATCQQLIDRHGGEVPADRASLEALPGVGRKTANVVLNTAFRQVAMAVDTHIFRVSNRTGLAPGKNVVEVEAKLLKFVPRDYLMDAHHWLILHGRYVCVARTPKCPECGIVDLCDYRSKTKPA, encoded by the coding sequence ATGAACAACGCCAAGCGCCTGGAAATCTTTCGCCGCCTGAGCGCGGCCAATCCCACGCCGCAGACCGAGCTGGAATACACGACGCCGTTCCAGCTGTTGATTGCAGTGATCCTGTCCGCGCAGGCCACCGACAAGTCGGTGAACATTGCGACGCGCCGCTTCTTTCCCGAGCATGGCACGCCCGAGGGCATTCTTGCGCTGGGCGAAGAAGCGCTGGGCGAGTACGTGCGCACCATCAACCTGTGGAAGACCAAGGCCAAGAACGTGCTGGCGACCTGTCAGCAGTTGATCGATCGCCATGGCGGCGAGGTGCCGGCGGATCGCGCGTCGCTGGAAGCCCTGCCTGGCGTGGGCCGCAAGACGGCCAATGTGGTGTTGAACACGGCATTCCGGCAAGTGGCGATGGCGGTGGATACCCACATCTTCCGGGTCAGCAATCGCACCGGCCTGGCGCCGGGCAAGAATGTCGTGGAAGTCGAAGCCAAGCTGCTGAAGTTCGTGCCGCGCGATTACCTGATGGATGCGCATCACTGGCTGATCCTGCACGGCCGCTACGTGTGTGTGGCCCGCACGCCCAAGTGCCCCGAGTGCGGCATTGTTGACCTGTGCGACTACCGCAGCAAGACCAAGCCGGCCTGA